GTGACGCGCAGTCAGGCTAATGCCCTGACACTCCTCTGCCGGACCACAGAAAAAGGGAAATGAAGATCACCTTTCAAACATGCCTAATCACTTTCCCCGTGCCTTCATCCTACACTCTACCAAATCTCTTTCTTCGAACGATCAGCAGCACCCCTGCAATACCCACCAGCAAAACCCCGCTGGGTTCAGGCACTGGCGCGAAAGTCAGCGCCTGAAATCCCACATTGTAGTTGAACCCCCCGTCGTTGCGCAATCCACTGAGCGCAGCGGAAGTAGTGCCGGTGTAGACAAAGAACATTTCCGCGGACAGGTCCGTGCCAAGATTCCGTGATTGGTAAACATCCAGTGGGTTGACAGTTCCCTCGACCAGGAAAAATTTCTGCCACTGAGAAGTGGGGGGCCCTCCGGTGGATGTGAATCCACTTACAACGCCTGGTCTGATCGACAAGCCTCCTGAGGTGAGCGCCCAGTCAGAATCTGTAGGCACGGCGCTGGTTTCGAAAGAGAAATTGTAATTGGCATCATACTGTCCCGCCGCTGCTTCCTGGCGATTAAGGTTCAGTCCGTAACTGGGCCGGTTGATCAAATCGGCGAGTTGAAGCGCTGTCGTCCCAGGAGAAATGACGATTCCCAAATAGGCCCCGTTGTTACTCTCCGGCGTCAAAGAGTAGTCTACTGCGGACACATCTGCATAACTGAGTGGCGTTCCCGAAGTTTGTATGGCACCCAGGGAGAAGCTGACAGTGAAGGAACTGCCAAAGGGACTGTCAGCAGGGGAACCGACCAAATCATACTGAATGGTCGCCGTACGGGTCGTCGCCAGACTGGTAAAATCCGATGCCGCGTAGTTGGGAACATAGGTGACCTGCGCTTGCACCTGCAAGGAAGACACCGCCAGGAGAAGTACGAGAAGGAGACTTCCCGCGAACAGACTGCTTTTGTACATAAAGATGAAGATGAGCCGTTATGACAACTCTAATATTCCTCCCATGAAATAGAACTCAACTATGGTGCCACGAATCCGGCTAGAAATAAGGACAATTGTCACAATTGGATCGACGAACAGCACGTAGGTGAGCCCAAACTGTGCAAATAGGGCTACCTTATGGTATGATGGAAAAGCTCATGGTGGTCGACTGGAAGAGCCAGCCATCTTCGTAGCGCACTCCTACGGCCCCCCGTGCGTGACCTCCTCCTCCAGCCTCCCATCGCAGGATTCGTGGTTCATCGTTTCGCCATGATGGATCTGCCGGGGGCTACAGCGTAGCGTGGATTGGAGCGCAGGCCCTTACACCTATGAACCTGCAAGGCTCTTTGACGTGGGCGCATTGCATGTTCGGAGGTCAAAGGAAGCGTCATCGGCATCCACACCTGAACTATAGGA
Above is a genomic segment from Verrucomicrobiia bacterium containing:
- a CDS encoding PEP-CTERM sorting domain-containing protein → MYKSSLFAGSLLLVLLLAVSSLQVQAQVTYVPNYAASDFTSLATTRTATIQYDLVGSPADSPFGSSFTVSFSLGAIQTSGTPLSYADVSAVDYSLTPESNNGAYLGIVISPGTTALQLADLINRPSYGLNLNRQEAAAGQYDANYNFSFETSAVPTDSDWALTSGGLSIRPGVVSGFTSTGGPPTSQWQKFFLVEGTVNPLDVYQSRNLGTDLSAEMFFVYTGTTSAALSGLRNDGGFNYNVGFQALTFAPVPEPSGVLLVGIAGVLLIVRRKRFGRV